A stretch of the Prochlorococcus marinus str. MIT 0918 genome encodes the following:
- a CDS encoding DUF721 domain-containing protein, with protein sequence MSPKKPSSISSCLDHLQIEWRKNKSIASLWQDWPKIAGEQLSEHCFPLTFFRGILTIGVNHPQWIQALMFSRNKLLATLRAAGHDVKDLRIRQHYPNQKQLKDSEPTIWAKHPSRSDIHGKTDCPICHNPTPSGEISLWKKCSFCWRKDLSK encoded by the coding sequence ATGAGTCCCAAGAAACCATCATCTATCTCTTCATGTTTGGATCATTTGCAAATTGAATGGCGAAAAAATAAAAGCATTGCATCTTTATGGCAAGACTGGCCAAAAATTGCAGGCGAACAACTTTCTGAACATTGTTTCCCCCTCACATTTTTCAGAGGTATCCTGACCATAGGAGTTAATCATCCTCAATGGATTCAAGCTTTAATGTTTAGTAGAAATAAGTTATTAGCAACACTTAGAGCAGCAGGACATGATGTGAAAGATTTAAGAATCAGACAACATTATCCCAATCAAAAACAACTAAAAGATTCTGAACCCACAATTTGGGCAAAGCATCCAAGCAGATCAGATATTCATGGCAAAACAGATTGCCCTATCTGTCATAATCCAACTCCATCAGGAGAGATATCATTATGGAAGAAATGTAGCTTTTGTTGGAGAAAGGATTTGTCAAAATAA